A single region of the Streptomyces sp. NBC_01262 genome encodes:
- a CDS encoding 5-carboxymethyl-2-hydroxymuconate Delta-isomerase yields MPHTTVDYSESLTETFDRRGFALALHPLVATVISTQTAGCRTYFRRIEEAVVADGGPEQAVIRIEVAILSGRAPEVKAELSEAVLELARKHTAAAPGLIVQTSVEITDLDRASYRNHTEGLV; encoded by the coding sequence ATGCCGCACACAACCGTGGACTACTCCGAGTCGCTCACCGAGACCTTCGACCGCCGGGGATTCGCCCTCGCGCTGCATCCCCTCGTCGCGACCGTCATCAGCACCCAGACCGCGGGCTGCCGTACGTACTTCCGTCGCATCGAGGAGGCCGTCGTCGCCGACGGCGGGCCCGAGCAGGCGGTGATCCGGATCGAGGTCGCGATCCTCTCCGGCCGCGCCCCCGAGGTCAAGGCCGAGCTCAGCGAGGCCGTCCTGGAACTCGCGCGCAAGCACACCGCCGCGGCGCCGGGGCTGATCGTCCAGACCTCGGTGGAGATCACCGACCTCGACCGGGCCTCCTACCGCAACCACACCGAGGGACTGGTCTGA
- a CDS encoding Gfo/Idh/MocA family protein, producing MRYGLLGTGPWAANAHGPALAAHPDAELVGVWGRRPEAAASLAETLGTRAYADADELFADVDAVAIALPPHIQAPLAVRAARAGCHLLLDKPVATTVEAAREVAEAAEQAGVASVVFFTLRFAAESAAWVEEQAAVEGWFTARADWLGSVFSSGDSPFADSPWRREKGALWDVGPHALSMLLPVLGDVTDLTAAPGPGDTVHLILRHTGGASSTAALSLTTPAPGSGVTVELRGTAGVSTLPDRTDGVTAAFRNAVDALAEAARTGKAHPCDARFGLRVTELLASAESA from the coding sequence ATGCGCTACGGACTCCTCGGCACCGGCCCCTGGGCCGCCAACGCCCACGGCCCCGCCCTCGCCGCCCACCCGGACGCCGAACTCGTCGGCGTCTGGGGCCGCCGCCCCGAGGCCGCGGCCTCCCTCGCCGAGACCCTCGGCACCCGGGCGTACGCCGACGCCGACGAGCTCTTCGCCGACGTGGACGCCGTGGCCATCGCTCTGCCCCCGCACATCCAGGCCCCCCTGGCCGTGCGCGCCGCCCGGGCCGGCTGCCACCTGCTCCTCGACAAGCCCGTCGCCACGACGGTCGAGGCGGCCCGCGAGGTCGCCGAGGCGGCCGAGCAGGCCGGTGTCGCCTCCGTGGTCTTCTTCACGCTGCGCTTCGCCGCCGAGTCCGCCGCGTGGGTCGAGGAACAGGCGGCGGTCGAGGGCTGGTTCACCGCCCGCGCCGACTGGCTCGGCTCCGTCTTCTCCTCCGGCGACAGCCCCTTCGCCGACTCCCCGTGGCGCCGCGAGAAGGGCGCCCTCTGGGACGTCGGCCCCCACGCCCTCTCCATGCTCCTGCCCGTCCTCGGCGACGTCACCGACCTCACCGCCGCCCCCGGCCCCGGCGACACCGTCCACCTCATCCTCCGCCACACCGGCGGCGCCTCCAGCACCGCCGCCCTCAGCCTCACCACCCCGGCCCCCGGCTCCGGCGTCACCGTCGAACTCCGCGGCACGGCCGGCGTATCCACTCTCCCCGACCGCACGGACGGCGTCACCGCCGCCTTCCGCAACGCCGTCGACGCCCTCGCCGAAGCCGCGCGCACCGGCAAGGCCCACCCCTGCGACGCCCGCTTCGGACTCCGCGTCACCGAACTGCTCGCCTCTGCCGAATCCGCCTAG
- the mmpA gene encoding morphogenic membrane protein MmpA, translating into MDEITNERRIATALAVAGTAGLIWLTALVYVIAAWSMA; encoded by the coding sequence ATGGACGAGATCACGAATGAGCGGCGCATCGCGACAGCCCTGGCAGTGGCGGGCACGGCCGGCCTCATCTGGCTGACGGCCCTGGTCTATGTCATCGCGGCCTGGTCGATGGCCTGA
- a CDS encoding SPW repeat protein — protein sequence MADVSHRPGDISDHPDVTEMRDRYARMLSGRDVVLFDGPVLLAGLYCAISPWTVHFSGSQPELAQNNLIFGIAVAVLGFGLAMGPTRMYGLSLALAAIGVWLIIAPWVVGSSPTTGAIVNNIIIGGVTCLLGLLAAGTLMRTSSRQPTG from the coding sequence ATGGCCGACGTCTCTCACCGCCCAGGTGATATCTCCGATCACCCCGATGTGACGGAGATGCGTGACCGCTACGCCCGCATGCTGAGCGGACGGGATGTGGTGCTCTTCGACGGCCCGGTGCTTCTCGCCGGCCTCTACTGCGCCATCTCGCCCTGGACGGTGCACTTCTCGGGCTCCCAGCCCGAGCTGGCACAGAACAACCTGATCTTCGGCATCGCCGTCGCGGTGCTGGGGTTCGGGCTGGCCATGGGACCCACCAGGATGTACGGCCTGAGCCTGGCGCTGGCCGCCATCGGTGTCTGGCTGATCATCGCCCCGTGGGTGGTCGGCAGCAGCCCCACCACCGGAGCGATCGTCAACAACATCATCATCGGCGGCGTCACCTGCCTCCTCGGCCTCCTGGCCGCGGGGACCCTGATGCGCACGAGCAGTCGCCAGCCAACCGGCTGA
- a CDS encoding endoglycosylceramidase: MTRRLLRLGTVLSLFMALALGGGTGTASADPAGSLWFDNTALTASAAGFTDGYGRETVLRGYNVSGETKLAENDGLPFASVADAQKSANAVRALGGGNAVRFLLSWAYAEPVRGTVDTTYLAAATAQMKVFLDAGIRVYPDFHQDLFSKYLFNTGSWYTGDGAPKWVVDAGDYPDEYCGICLFWGQNITQNAAVTESTYDFWHNTGGIQDNFLTTAQTTMTYIAQHLTTSEFTSVAGFDPYNEPHWGILDSGETSRTWEQNKLWPFYNKFRARMDAAGWTAKPAFVEPNLFWNNNLSSQKQEGGLLDAGTLAPRYVFNTHFYDAAAICGICMWGNASDGQYAGDFGTVRDRATAAGTAAILSEFGHPLNGSTSGKAPTILKAMYMAMDSRVKGADWWTSPSGSGAVLSGTQWQWDIYNDRHNELMNDNPDKLLTENDAWNDEDLSAVYLDDSGNAVLRLDTRVLDRVYPSATAGHTLAFTYEDRSRDGSTTLTWNPVPSSLPNVSTLVGSGQYGLLVWRSTGISAPTELHLPSSFATAATTVVSDLGTVTGPSAYTTSTAIGVAAEPGGTGSRRLLFTAPANTGTLHYALVANPSSTPTAAVRAAAQTELAAWAASKF; encoded by the coding sequence ATGACGAGACGCCTGTTACGGCTGGGAACTGTCCTCTCACTTTTCATGGCCCTCGCCCTCGGCGGCGGCACCGGGACGGCCTCGGCCGATCCCGCCGGATCCCTCTGGTTCGACAACACCGCGCTCACCGCCTCCGCCGCCGGCTTCACCGACGGATACGGCCGCGAGACCGTCCTGCGCGGCTACAACGTCTCCGGCGAGACCAAGCTCGCCGAGAACGACGGCCTCCCCTTCGCCTCCGTCGCCGACGCCCAGAAGTCCGCGAACGCCGTACGGGCCCTCGGCGGCGGCAACGCCGTACGCTTCCTGCTCTCGTGGGCCTACGCCGAGCCCGTGCGCGGCACGGTCGACACCACGTATCTCGCCGCGGCCACCGCCCAGATGAAGGTCTTCCTGGACGCCGGGATCCGCGTCTACCCCGACTTCCACCAGGACCTCTTCTCCAAGTACCTGTTCAACACGGGTAGTTGGTACACCGGTGACGGCGCCCCGAAGTGGGTGGTCGACGCGGGCGACTACCCGGACGAGTACTGCGGCATCTGCCTCTTCTGGGGCCAGAACATCACCCAGAACGCGGCCGTCACCGAGTCCACGTACGACTTCTGGCACAACACCGGCGGCATCCAGGACAACTTCCTGACCACCGCCCAGACGACGATGACCTACATCGCCCAGCACCTCACCACCTCCGAGTTCACCTCGGTCGCGGGCTTCGACCCGTACAACGAGCCGCACTGGGGCATCCTCGACTCCGGCGAGACCAGCCGCACCTGGGAGCAGAACAAGTTGTGGCCCTTCTACAACAAGTTCCGCGCCCGCATGGACGCCGCCGGCTGGACCGCCAAGCCCGCCTTCGTCGAGCCCAACCTCTTCTGGAACAACAACCTCTCCTCCCAGAAGCAGGAGGGCGGCCTGCTGGACGCCGGCACCCTCGCTCCCCGCTACGTCTTCAACACCCACTTCTACGACGCGGCCGCGATCTGCGGGATCTGCATGTGGGGCAACGCCTCGGACGGCCAGTACGCAGGCGATTTCGGCACCGTGCGTGACCGGGCGACCGCCGCCGGCACAGCGGCGATCCTGAGCGAGTTCGGGCATCCGCTGAACGGCTCGACCTCCGGCAAGGCCCCGACCATCCTCAAGGCGATGTACATGGCGATGGACTCGCGGGTGAAGGGCGCGGACTGGTGGACCAGCCCGTCCGGCTCCGGCGCGGTGCTGTCCGGGACCCAGTGGCAGTGGGACATCTACAACGACCGCCACAACGAGCTGATGAACGACAACCCCGACAAGCTCCTGACCGAGAACGACGCCTGGAACGACGAGGACCTCTCGGCCGTCTACCTCGACGACTCCGGCAACGCCGTCCTGCGCCTGGACACCCGCGTGCTCGACCGGGTCTACCCCTCCGCCACCGCCGGCCACACCCTCGCCTTCACCTACGAGGACCGCTCGCGCGACGGCTCCACCACCCTGACCTGGAACCCGGTCCCCAGCTCGCTGCCCAATGTCTCCACCCTGGTCGGCTCCGGCCAGTACGGCCTGCTGGTCTGGCGCTCAACCGGCATCTCGGCCCCCACCGAGCTGCACCTGCCGTCCTCCTTCGCCACCGCCGCCACCACGGTCGTCTCCGACCTCGGCACGGTGACCGGCCCGTCCGCGTACACCACGAGCACCGCCATCGGCGTCGCCGCCGAGCCGGGCGGCACGGGCAGCCGCCGGCTGCTCTTCACCGCCCCCGCCAACACGGGCACCCTGCACTACGCCCTGGTGGCCAACCCCTCCAGCACCCCGACCGCGGCAGTGCGGGCCGCAGCCCAGACGGAGCTGGCGGCCTGGGCGGCCAGCAAATTCTGA
- a CDS encoding undecaprenyl-diphosphate phosphatase has product MSAISVSQAAILGVVEGVTEFLPVSSTGHLKITEGLMDIPVDDKAVVAFTAVIQVGAIAAVLVYFFKDIVRIVTAWTRGLFNREERYHHDYKFGWWVIYATIPIVVVGLAAKPLIEGTLASLWVVAGSLIVGSGVMWCADQMGRHKRGEDDTTFKDAMLVGSSQILALLFPGFSRSGATMSTGLILDLDRVAATRLSFFLGIPALTGAGLYELKDAVGAGVDTAPLVVGTLVSFVVAYASIAWLLKFVANHSFNAFVIYRIIIGCLLFGLLGAGVLNA; this is encoded by the coding sequence ATGAGCGCGATCAGTGTCAGCCAAGCTGCGATTCTCGGTGTCGTGGAGGGGGTGACCGAGTTCCTGCCCGTGTCCTCGACCGGTCACCTCAAGATCACCGAGGGGCTGATGGACATCCCGGTGGACGACAAGGCCGTGGTCGCCTTCACCGCGGTCATCCAGGTCGGTGCCATCGCCGCGGTGCTCGTGTACTTCTTCAAGGACATCGTGCGGATCGTCACGGCCTGGACCCGCGGCCTGTTCAACCGCGAGGAGCGCTACCACCACGACTACAAGTTCGGCTGGTGGGTCATCTACGCCACGATCCCCATCGTGGTCGTCGGCCTCGCCGCCAAGCCCCTGATCGAGGGAACGCTCGCCTCCCTGTGGGTCGTCGCCGGCTCGCTCATCGTCGGTTCCGGTGTGATGTGGTGCGCCGACCAGATGGGCCGCCACAAGCGCGGCGAGGACGACACCACCTTCAAGGACGCCATGCTCGTCGGCTCCTCCCAGATCCTCGCCCTCCTCTTCCCCGGCTTCTCCCGCTCCGGCGCCACCATGTCCACCGGCCTCATCCTCGACCTCGACCGCGTCGCCGCCACCCGCCTGTCCTTCTTCCTCGGCATCCCCGCACTGACCGGCGCCGGCCTCTACGAGCTCAAGGACGCGGTCGGCGCGGGTGTGGACACGGCGCCGCTGGTCGTCGGCACGCTCGTCTCCTTCGTCGTCGCCTACGCCTCGATCGCCTGGCTGCTGAAGTTCGTGGCCAACCACTCCTTCAACGCGTTTGTGATCTACCGCATCATCATCGGCTGCCTGCTGTTCGGCCTGCTGGGTGCGGGCGTCCTCAACGCGTAG